The genomic stretch ACGAAAGGCCCCGCAGGGCCTTTTTTGTTGTGTCTGGCTTCGTTCTTTACCACTTTTGCTGTTCATGACTTTCATTATGACGCCCGTTTCGTGGTGGCGAAGGCCTAAGATGAAGATGGTCAGCTATTTCTTTTTGGTGGTAAAAATCGTCCATTCTTCAACTACTTTTTCTTTTAAGCCCACAACGGTTGCTGTAACGCGCCTGTTTACCGCATGCGCTGAATTGGAATCGCCATCGTCGACTAAGCGGCTTTCACCATAGCCGACAATCCTCACGCGCTTAGCGTCAATACCGTAAGAGAGTAATTTGCGTTCTACCGCGTCTGCGCGTTGCTTCGATAAGTCCAGGTTATAATCATTTGTGCCGACTTTACTGGTATAGCCCTGAATCTCAATAGAAGCACTGGGATATGTTTTCAGAAACATCGCCATTTCCTGAATTTGATCGGAAAATACCGGGTTGATTTCATAGGAGTCATGGGCAAACAAAATATGTAGCTGGCGCTTATCTGAATCCTGAATCACTTCACCGCAACCATCATTATCGATCAGTGCTCCTTTGGGTGTATCCGGACACAGATCACGTGCGTTGATCACGCCATCCCAATCGTCATCTTGCAGATCGGCAACCTGATTCGCCAGCGGCGTTTTGATGTAATCATATTCGTCACCAGCCAAGCTGGGACAAGCTGCCAGGCTGATCATGACAGAGAGTGAGAGAATGGTTATTTTCATATCAGTACTCCACTTTCTTGGTCCATTCCTGCGGAATATCGACCAGCAGGGCGTCAATCAATACGCCAACCGCATTCATAACACGATATTTTGCGTATTGCTCGGCATAGTGCGCATCCAGATAATCCCGGCGAGCTTCAAACAGTTCATTTTCTGTGTTTAGCAGGTCAAGCAGGGTTCGCTGGCCGATCTGATACTGCTTCTCGTAAGCAATCACGGTTTGCGATGCAGAATCGACATGGTCTGCCAGAAAGTCCTTTTGTTGCAGAGTTAAGTCGAGCGCGCTCCAGGATAGTCGCAGTCCTTCTTCCACCTGACGGTAGGCGTTATCGCGTAAATCTTTTGAGCGATTGAGCTGATATGCAGCACTTTCACTGCGGTCACTGTCGCTGCCCCCGTTATACAGGTTGTAGTTTAAGCGTAGCATCGCGATGGTTTCGCTCGCTCCGCCGCGATCACCACCTGCATCATCACGCCAAGTCTGGCGTGCTTCAAAATAGATGGTCGGATAGTAGGGGCTTTTCGACTGCTTATACTGGAAGCGGGCAGCGTCGACATCCGCGGCTGAGACCTTGATGACCGGATGGTTGTCCAGAGCAAGCGCCATAGCATCGGTCAACGACAACGGAATTTTAGCGGCGTCTGCGCGGGGATAAATCAGGCCGAGTGGAGCCTGACCGACCAGACGTTCAAACTGTGTGTGAGTATCAAACAGATTATTCTGGGCAGCTAATAAGTTGCCCTGTGCCCGGGCTATCCGTGCTTCAACCTGCGTCAGGTCCGCAGTCGAGCCGATACCGGAGTCTACGCGTCGCTTGATATCCCGGTAGATGCGTTTATGCACAGCCAAATTACTTTCTGACAGAGCCAAAACTTCTTTTGCTTTAACTGCATTGAGATACACATCAGTCACCTGTAGCGCAAGGTTAGAGGCGTCATCAAGCAGTTGTAACCGCTCGGATTCTGCATCAGCGGCGGTACGGTCCATATCGTTCAGAGTGGCATTACCATCCCAAATCAATTGGTTAAGAATAATGCTGGCTTCTTTGCGGGTCAGGTCTGTGTCTTCGTTGCCGGTGGATGAAGCAGGGCGGATACCTTCGTACCCGATGCCTGCATCAAGGTCCAGCGTAGGGAGATAAGCTCCGGCGGCAGCATCACTCTCTTTAACACTACTGACGTATTGGTTGTAACTGGCTTTTATTTCAGGATTATTTGCCAACGCAAGCGCTACAGCCTGCTCAAGTGTCTGAGCTGAAGCTTGCAAGGATATAGACAACAAACATCCTGCCAAAAGGGGAATGGTCCGTTTCACAGGGTCGCTCCTATTAGTATTTAAATGATTTGTTGAGGCATTCTGATTCGCACTGCAGACACGAATTTACAGCGATTGCTATCTCAAATCGGAGGTTACTGGAAGCTTAGTTGATAATTTAGAAAGTTGAGAGATTAGTTCAAAAAAGTGCTAATGAATAATTTCTATATATATTGATATCTTAGTCAGTATTAGGATTAAAACTCTAAATATTGAGTTGATTGTCATTAGTGAGGTCACTACGTTTGTGTTATGAGAATAGTTGATTAGGTGTCGGGTCTTTTCAGACCAGGCATCTGCATGCATACCGAGCCTATTCAAACTTCAAGGAATGATGCTCATGAACACACGTACTCTCGCTTCTACGATGCTGGCTAACGTTACCCTGATCATTGATAGAAATGGTCAGTTCCGCGAACAAGCTGCAAATATGCCCCTCAGACCGGGCGACGTTGTCGTTCAGGTCAGCGAAGGTCCTAATCCACAAGTCACCGCCGAGTTGGTGAGCCCTGCCAATACTGCAAACACCAATCTGGACGGAGAAATAGCCCAGATTATTCAACAGTTAGAACTGGGAGCTGACCCGACGCAAAATCCTGATTTGGCGACCGCAGCAGGCGGAACTAACGGTTCCAGTCTGACGACTTCTGCCAGTATCAGTCGTACCGGCGATGAAGTGCTGGCGTCCACCAGTTTTGATACTTCCGGCCTGGAAGGTCTGGGGTTGTCGGCAACGCAAAGTCTGGCGCTGACCGATTTGGTCGCAGATACCGTTACGACATTACTGTTGAGTGGAAGTGATAGTGCTGAGGCGGATGAAACGGATGAGCCGGTGACTCTGGAAGGTGTGTTGCAGGTAGAAGGTGCCGATGGACTGACATTTATTGCGCAGCAGGATGTGGCGGGAGATTATGGTCAGTTTTCGATTGATGCCGATGGCAACTGGGTGTTCGTTGCTAATAGTGCCTTCGATGAACTTAACACCGGTGATTCGATTGTTGACCAGTTTCAGGTGGTGGGTACGGATGGCAGCACCCACACGGTTACTGTGATAATTAATGGTACTAATGATGTGCCGGTGTTTGTCGATGTGAATGACGCGGGTGATTATTCATTTAGTTATGATGAGGGTCAGACAGAAGGACAGACGATTGGTCAGGTAAGCGCTATTGACCCCGATAATGAGGTTCTGGCTTTTTCGATTAAGAATAACGTTCAGGACGAGCAGGGTAATGATCTATTCCAGATTAATAGTGAGACTGGTGAAATCAGTTTGACCGCTGCGGGTGTTGCTTCGCTTGCCAACGATTACGAACTCCCGGCTAACACGCACGGCATAGTGGTGACGGTAACGGAAGTTGACGGTAACGGTACGCCTCAGTCGGCGGATATTGATGTCATATTGATGGAACGTGATATTGACGACAATGCGCCGGTATTTAACCCCAACGATCCGGATAACCCGGACGGGGCGCAATACGCGTTTGAATATAACGAAAACAGCACGGTCGATGATGTACTGGGCACGGTGCAGGCCACGGATGCGGACGGTGAAGAAGTCACCTACAGCATCAAACAGAACGTGTTTGACGGCGACAACAACGCGCTGTTTACCATCGATGCCACCACAGGTGCGATCCGTCTGACTGACGCGGGCGTGGCGGCGTTTGCCAACGACTTTGAACTCGACCCGAACGAGCACAAGCTGATGGTGACCGCGACCGAAGTGGCGGGGCTGGGCGAGCAGCAATCGACTGATATTCCGGTCGCGCTGAGCGAGCTCAATCTCGATGATAACGCGCCGGTATTTAACCCCAACGATCCGGATAACCCGGACGGGGCGCAATACGCGTTTGAATATAACGAAAACAGCACGGTCGATGATGTGCTGGGCACGGTGCAGGCCACGGATGCGGACGGTGAAGAGGTCACCTACAGCATCAAACAGAACGTGTTTGACGGCGACAACAACGCGCTGTTTGCCATCGATGCCACCACAGGGGCGATCCGTCTGACCGACGCGGGCGTGGCGGCGTTTGCCAACGACTTTGAACTCGACCCGAACGAGCATATGCTAATGGTGACCGCGACCGAAGTGGCGGGGCTGGGCGAGCAGCAATCGACTGATATTCCGGTCGCGCTGAGCGAGCTCAATCTCGATGACAATGCGCCGGTATTTAACCCCAACGATCCGGATAACCCGGACGGGGCGCAATACGCGTTTGAATATAACGAAAACAGCACGGTCGATGATGTGCTGGGCACGGTGCAGGCGACGGATGCGGACGGTGAAGAAGTCACCTACAGCATCAAACAGAACGTGTTTGACGGTGACAACAACGCGCTGTTTACCATCGATGCCACCACAGGTGCGATCCGTCTGACTGACGCGGGCGTGGCGGCGTTTGCCAACGACTTTGAACTCGACCCGAACGAGCACAAGCTGATGGTGACCGCGACCGAAGTGGCGGGGCTGGGCGAGCAGCAATCGACTGATATTCCGGTCGCGCTGAGCGAGCTCAATCTCGATGATAACGCGCCGGTATTTAACCCCAACGATCCGGATAACCCGGACGGGGCGCAATACGCGTTTGAATATAACGAAAACAGCACGGTCGATGATGTGCTGGGCACGGTGCAGGCCACGGATGCGGACGGTGAAGAGGTCACCTACAGCATCAAACAGAACGTGTTTGACGGCGACAACAACGCGCTGTTTGCCATCGATGCCACCACAGGGGCGATCCGTCTGACCGACGCGGGCGTGGCGGCGTTTGCCAACGACTTTGAACTCGACCCGAACGAGCATATGCTAATGGTGACCGCGACCGAAGTGGCGGGGCTGGGCGAGCAGCAATCGACTGATATTCCGGTCGCGCTGAGCGAGCTCAATCTCGATGACAATGCGCCGGTATTTAACCCCAACGATCCGGATAACCCGGACGGGGCGCAATACGCGTTTGAATATAACGAAAACAGCACGGTCGATGATGTGCTGGGCACGGTGCAGGCGACGGATGCGGACGGTGAAGAAGTCACCTACAGCATCAAACAGAACGTGTTTGACGGTGACAACAACGCGCTGTTCACCATTGATGCCACCACAGGGGCGATCCGTCTGACCGACGCGGGCGTGGCGGCGTTTGCCAATGACTTTGAACTCGACCCGAACGAGCACAAGCTGATGGTGACCGCGACCGAAGTGGCGGGACTGGGCGAGCAGCAATCGACTGATATTCCGGTCGCGCTGAGCGAGCTCAATCTCGATGACAATGCGCCGGTATTTAACCCCAACGATCCGGATAACCCGGACGGGGCGCAATACGCGTTTGAATATAACGAAAACAGCACGGTCGATGATGTGCTGGGCACGGTGCAGGCCACGGATGCGGACGGTGAAGAGGTCACCTACAGCATCAAGCAGAACGTGTTTGACGGCGACAACAACGCGCTGTTTACCATCGATGCAGAAAGCGGAGAGATCCGTCTGACCGACGCGGGCGTGGCGGCGTTTGCCAACGACTTTGAACTTGACCCGAACGAGCATATGCTGATGGTGACCGCGACCGAAGTGGTGGGGCTGGGCGAGCAGCAATCGACCGATATTCCGGTCGCGCTGAGCGAGCTCAATCTCGATGATAACGCGCCGGTATTTAACCCCAACGATCCGGATAACCCGGACGGGGCGCAATACGCGTTTGAATATAACGAAAACAGCACGGTCAATGATGTGCTGGGCACGGTGCAGGCGACGGATGCGGATGGTGAAGAAGTCACCTACAGCATCAAAGAGAACGTGTTTGACGGCGACAACAACGCGCTGTTTACCATCGATGCCACCACAGGGGCGATCCGTCTGACCGACGCGGGCGTGGCGGCGTTTGCCAACGACTTTGAACTCGACCCGAACGAGCATATGCTGATGGTGACCGCGACCGAAGTGGCGGGACTGGGCGAGCAGCAATCGACCGATATTCCGGTCGCGCTAAGCGAGCTCAATCTCGATGATAACGCGCCGGTATTTAACCCCAACGATCCGGATAACCCGGACGGGGCGCAATACGCGTTTGAATATAACGAAAACAGCACGGTCGATGATGTGCTGGGCACGGTGCAGGCCACGGATGCGGACGGTGAAGAGGTCACCTACAGCATCAAGCAGAACGTGTTTGACGGCGACAACAACGCGCTGTTTACCATCGATGCAGAAAGCGGAGAGATCCGTCTGACTGACGCGGGCGTGGCGGCGTTTGCCAACGACTTTGAACTCGACCCGAACGAGCATATGCTAATGGTGACCGCGACCGAAGTGGCGGGGCTGGGCGAGCAGCAATCGACTGATATTCCGGTCGCGCTGAGCGAGCTCAATCTCGATGACAATGCGCCGGTATTTAACCCCAACGATCCGGATAACCCGGACGGGGCGCAATACGCGTTTGAATATAACGAAAACAGCACGGTCAATGATGTGCTGGGCACGGTGCAGGCGACGGATGCGGACGGTGAAGAAGTCACCTACAGCATCAAACAGAACGTGTTTGACGGCGACAACAACGCGCTGTTTGCCATCGATGCCACCACAGGGGCGATCCGTCTGACTGACGCGGGCGTGGCGGCGTTTGCCAACGACTTTGAACTCGACCCGAACGAGCACATGCTGATGGTGACCGCGACCGAAGTGGCGGGGCTGGGTGAGCAGCAATCGACTGATATTCCGGTCGCGCTGAGCGAGCTCAATCTCGATGATAACGCGCCGGTATTTAACCCCAACGATCCGGATAACCCGGACGGGGCGCAATACGCGTTTGAATATAACGAAAACAGCACGGTCGATGATGTGCTGGGCACGGTGCAGGCCACGGATGCGGACGGTGAAGAGGTCACCTACAGCATCAAGCAGAACGTGTTTGACGGCGACAACAACGCG from Vibrio ostreae encodes the following:
- a CDS encoding OmpA family protein — encoded protein: MKITILSLSVMISLAACPSLAGDEYDYIKTPLANQVADLQDDDWDGVINARDLCPDTPKGALIDNDGCGEVIQDSDKRQLHILFAHDSYEINPVFSDQIQEMAMFLKTYPSASIEIQGYTSKVGTNDYNLDLSKQRADAVERKLLSYGIDAKRVRIVGYGESRLVDDGDSNSAHAVNRRVTATVVGLKEKVVEEWTIFTTKKK
- a CDS encoding TolC family outer membrane protein, with protein sequence MSISLQASAQTLEQAVALALANNPEIKASYNQYVSSVKESDAAAGAYLPTLDLDAGIGYEGIRPASSTGNEDTDLTRKEASIILNQLIWDGNATLNDMDRTAADAESERLQLLDDASNLALQVTDVYLNAVKAKEVLALSESNLAVHKRIYRDIKRRVDSGIGSTADLTQVEARIARAQGNLLAAQNNLFDTHTQFERLVGQAPLGLIYPRADAAKIPLSLTDAMALALDNHPVIKVSAADVDAARFQYKQSKSPYYPTIYFEARQTWRDDAGGDRGGASETIAMLRLNYNLYNGGSDSDRSESAAYQLNRSKDLRDNAYRQVEEGLRLSWSALDLTLQQKDFLADHVDSASQTVIAYEKQYQIGQRTLLDLLNTENELFEARRDYLDAHYAEQYAKYRVMNAVGVLIDALLVDIPQEWTKKVEY
- a CDS encoding VCBS domain-containing protein; translation: MNTRTLASTMLANVTLIIDRNGQFREQAANMPLRPGDVVVQVSEGPNPQVTAELVSPANTANTNLDGEIAQIIQQLELGADPTQNPDLATAAGGTNGSSLTTSASISRTGDEVLASTSFDTSGLEGLGLSATQSLALTDLVADTVTTLLLSGSDSAEADETDEPVTLEGVLQVEGADGLTFIAQQDVAGDYGQFSIDADGNWVFVANSAFDELNTGDSIVDQFQVVGTDGSTHTVTVIINGTNDVPVFVDVNDAGDYSFSYDEGQTEGQTIGQVSAIDPDNEVLAFSIKNNVQDEQGNDLFQINSETGEISLTAAGVASLANDYELPANTHGIVVTVTEVDGNGTPQSADIDVILMERDIDDNAPVFNPNDPDNPDGAQYAFEYNENSTVDDVLGTVQATDADGEEVTYSIKQNVFDGDNNALFTIDATTGAIRLTDAGVAAFANDFELDPNEHKLMVTATEVAGLGEQQSTDIPVALSELNLDDNAPVFNPNDPDNPDGAQYAFEYNENSTVDDVLGTVQATDADGEEVTYSIKQNVFDGDNNALFAIDATTGAIRLTDAGVAAFANDFELDPNEHMLMVTATEVAGLGEQQSTDIPVALSELNLDDNAPVFNPNDPDNPDGAQYAFEYNENSTVDDVLGTVQATDADGEEVTYSIKQNVFDGDNNALFTIDATTGAIRLTDAGVAAFANDFELDPNEHKLMVTATEVAGLGEQQSTDIPVALSELNLDDNAPVFNPNDPDNPDGAQYAFEYNENSTVDDVLGTVQATDADGEEVTYSIKQNVFDGDNNALFAIDATTGAIRLTDAGVAAFANDFELDPNEHMLMVTATEVAGLGEQQSTDIPVALSELNLDDNAPVFNPNDPDNPDGAQYAFEYNENSTVDDVLGTVQATDADGEEVTYSIKQNVFDGDNNALFTIDATTGAIRLTDAGVAAFANDFELDPNEHKLMVTATEVAGLGEQQSTDIPVALSELNLDDNAPVFNPNDPDNPDGAQYAFEYNENSTVDDVLGTVQATDADGEEVTYSIKQNVFDGDNNALFTIDAESGEIRLTDAGVAAFANDFELDPNEHMLMVTATEVVGLGEQQSTDIPVALSELNLDDNAPVFNPNDPDNPDGAQYAFEYNENSTVNDVLGTVQATDADGEEVTYSIKENVFDGDNNALFTIDATTGAIRLTDAGVAAFANDFELDPNEHMLMVTATEVAGLGEQQSTDIPVALSELNLDDNAPVFNPNDPDNPDGAQYAFEYNENSTVDDVLGTVQATDADGEEVTYSIKQNVFDGDNNALFTIDAESGEIRLTDAGVAAFANDFELDPNEHMLMVTATEVAGLGEQQSTDIPVALSELNLDDNAPVFNPNDPDNPDGAQYAFEYNENSTVNDVLGTVQATDADGEEVTYSIKQNVFDGDNNALFAIDATTGAIRLTDAGVAAFANDFELDPNEHMLMVTATEVAGLGEQQSTDIPVALSELNLDDNAPVFNPNDPDNPDGAQYAFEYNENSTVDDVLGTVQATDADGEEVTYSIKQNVFDGDNNALFTIDATTGAIRLTDAGVAAFANDFELDPNEHMLMVTATEVAGLGEQQSTDIPVALTELNLDDNAPVFDPNDPDENRYVFDYYEGRVITSELGRVSASDADGERVTYSITQNVYFNGMALFAINAVTGVISLTSEGVAAFTNNYELATNTHNLVVTATEDEGLGMVKSTDIDVILNELNIDDAPIAENFTVLLSDNVESTIVFDSDDPQQDHISDIDDDAAGIQVMIVLTSLPETGTLLYTDEFGVTRELTNTDLYVEGGDKVLLDPHYISFVPSGDEVVIGSSEDGSLTDNNDGTYTFTLENGNQVEISATKVNGNRTVASDVDLINHNTQGTGFSVEGGGGINTTETLTVDFSDNPFYKISFAVDGLNNNHVATVTFTFLDGSTHVEYYDVNQVDYSYVSSQPIVQMDFSASSNDETAGSNYVVTYLSGSEVVTEDTSFNYMAVDSDDQLSNQATVTLDADSTTPSFDVVIGEDGEPIIHAQMGNDLLIGYGGQADVFTWLDAALDNSTDVVKNFERGSDTLDLTSVLSDDETFNDLLAKISIDEVESGDEDLTLRVDHDGGEQTIIIENGVDIFDITGALDTDTANAILNQIVKNDTV